One Mus pahari chromosome 10, PAHARI_EIJ_v1.1, whole genome shotgun sequence genomic window, GGCCAAAACAAAAAGCTTCTGCGCGTCTGGCTTTGTTCAGGAGCTCTGGGCTCACAGCAGCCCGTGACCAGCTTCCAATAGAGGTACTTGCACGTGCTCTCCCAGCCGACAGGTTTCAGATAACAAAGGACGATTTGTGTCTGAAGTCACCCTGCAAAGGCAGCACAAAGAATCAACTCGGGCTTTGTAGGGTGGTATTTGACATACACTGGTCAAATCAAATGTAAGCTAATCTTGTCCCCTAAAAATGAAACCAGGAGCAAAACTGAGAGATGAACTAAACCCTTGCTCTTCAGCAGTAACCTCTATTAGCACTCATGAGCTGGTGAGGAAGGAGTTACCATGGGGGCCAAGAAGGTCAGGAGTACACTGTAATCCCCAAACCCTGAGAGCCACTGAGTTTCCAAGCAGTAAGTCGTTTCCCTGGTAGACAGACCACTAGGGTTTCTGCTCTTACCTCCTCACTCGTCCTGATGTAGTTGACACTGTCATGCTTCCCTGGGCTCTTATAACTGTGAACACAAGAGGACAGCTCAGTGGTGCAGCTACACGGCTAATACAAGTCTGAACCTCAAACAAGGCAGGCGTACCTTTCTCCATCTTGTTTACTGCTGAGGAAGCAGCCTCGTCTGTACGCACAGCAGATGCCCATCGTAATCACAGCAAGAACAATAAGGACAACAAGGACTCCCCCAATAATCCCAGCAATGTTCAAATCATCTGTAGAAAAAGGTTGTAGACAGAGATGGTGTGGTCCATCAAAAGACCTTGGCCCCGGTAGCTTACCTTTCCAACCCCTGTGCTGACCCCTCTGTCTACTCATGCCTACTCTagccagaaaaggaaactgaCCCATTAACATCTCTCTGGATGAGAAAATACAGGCTACCATGACCCCTGATACCATAAAACATACTGGGATGTAGATGGTTCAAAAGCAGTTACACTCAAAGCCACTGAGAGATGCTTACCAGTATATAAAAGGCTTTAAAGTCTTGTAAATATTATTCATGGAGAAAtggctatatttatatatagcatCAAGAGCCGGGAGCCCTAAGGAAAGTAACCTTCCTAATTTATACAGCCCGATTTTGCTGGAGATGAGGAAAAGAAAGCTTCAAATCTTAGCCGTAAAAACCATTAAATGCAAACTTGACCTTCCACTTCAGCTGCTGCCTGTCCTTGGCTCTCGTATAACCCCCTGCACTCTTCCAGGCAGAGGCTCTAATGGTTTTTCTCCCTCTATGCACACCTTCCTACAGCAGTGAATTACCCTAAAGTAATTCCCCAAACTGGACCGATGACATGCATTAGAATGCGACATGGACACAGACACTTGTGGCAAGTTCCAGTGATCCCTGCACGGTGTAGGCAACAGGCTAGGGAAACACTGCTCTGGAGTGACCACAACTGAGAATGGAAGAAGTCCCCAGTAGCTTAGCTCACCCTATCTACTTCCTCCCAACACCTCCCCATGAGCCAGCTACCTCATGATGACATCACAGGAGAAAAGCATGAGGCTTTTGAGTTCCCTGCAAAAATAGCTACTCTAACTGGCTAGATTCCCAGAGGCCCATCAGGGCTCCCTATGCAACTGTTTTTGATGCTTCAATCATTTACCAAAAAAATGTATTACACCTGGTGCAAGTTCTATGCCAACATGTTCCCAACACCCAAGCCCCCAGGAGGCTGGTTTGAGGATCTTCTCATTTAGACCTCATGCTCTTTTATACTCCCATCAGgctcccagaggatctgatgagTCCCCTCTCAGCTGCAGAGCTAACATTCAACTTAAATGTTCTATTCATTTTCGTCTTCAGTGTAATCTTTTCGAGTGACTCACAGACTTCCATGTCCTGCCCCTCACACCTGGCTGCACCTGCGTCATTGGAAGCAATGCAGTAGTACTGCCCAGAGTCATCCTTGTGGACAGCATTGAAAACCTGTTTCAGAAATGACAAAGTGTTACTTCACTCAACAGGGCAAACTGAGTGACAGACATCAAGGCTGATACCACACCGATGCCCCACTGAAGCCACAAAGCAGTCCGCTCATCAGCAGCTCTACTGTCCTCACCATTTCCCTCCCGCATCAGAGCTTCACAAGGATGCAGAGAGAGCTGGGCAAAGCTAGGCCGCAAGCAGCCCACTTCACTGTCCCTCTGAAGTCCAAGAGATCCTAGCAGCTCTCCTTAGGCAAATACCAATACCATAGAACGAGTCACGGTTCACCCCACTACTCCCTGCAGTTGTGTATTTCACAAACCAGGACGCCACTCTCCCTGCTGAAGTGCCTCAAAGCCAGCATGTCCTTTACACAGGGCCAAGGCATGCtgttgcattttctttctctcccatgtgACCTCCTTTTGGTTagccttttggtttttgttgttgttgtttggttgttgttttgagacagtttatctgtatagccttggctgacctgaaactcactctgtagaccagaatggcctcaaactcacagaaatccacctgcctcctgagtgctgggactaaaggcatgtgatACCAACCACCACCAGGCACCAGGAGTTATTCTGAAGCAAATTCAAGATGTGTTTAATCCATACGTATATATCTCTTTATGATAAGGACTTAAGAACTATAATCACAATTCTGTTGATAATGGCTTAATATCAAACATCTGCCCAGTAAGCATATTTCCTTCACATGATGTATATGTTCCGTTGATTATTCAAACTAGGATTCTAATATCGTGAACTCACTTGTTTACCTGCCCCCTGGTCTCATCCAGATGGACaggtttccattttgttttaCCCCTTAACGCTTGTTTATAGAAAAGCCAAAGCCACCTTTCCTATGGTGTTTCTGATGTTCTAGGTTTTGCCTCTGCCTTGAAAAGGAGCCTCCCTGGCTCTCCTTTCAGGCATCCTAGGTTCCAACAAACGCATCTGCTTCCTCACCTTGGAAGGGATCTTACCAGAGTGCCTGTCTCCGAGTTCACGTGGAAAGAGGAATTCTGGAACCTGGGATTGGCTCTGGAATCTGTAGGCAGTGGCACATCATTGCGGTACCAGCTGTAGTGAGGCCGAGGATAGCCCTCGCTCTCTTGGCACTGCAGTGTTGCCTTCTTGCCTACAGGCACAGCGGCTGGAACTCTGCAGACAGGGGTCACTGGCTTCACTGAAGGCAAAATACGGATTGGTGTTTAAAATCTCAGCACAAGCCCATCACACCAAAACCTAGTGTAATAAAGCAGCTCCGAAGACCACAGCCCATCCACTGCCTGCACCTTGCACCCTGCTCACTCTGAGTTCATTCCAGCCCTTATTTCCAATCTCACAGTCTCCAGTTCTTCCACCTTCAGGAGTAAGCTGAAAAGGAGGCTGCAAAGGCAGATCCCTAAGGCCGGT contains:
- the Jam3 gene encoding junctional adhesion molecule C, translating into MALSRRWLRLRLCARLPDFFLLLLFRGCMIEAVNLKSSNRNPVVHEFESVELSCIITDSQTSDPRIEWKKIQDGQTTYVYFDNKIQGDLAGRTDVFGKTSLRIWNVTRSDSAIYRCEVVALSDRKEVDEITIELIVQVKPVTPVCRVPAAVPVGKKATLQCQESEGYPRPHYSWYRNDVPLPTDSRANPRFQNSSFHVNSETGTLVFNAVHKDDSGQYYCIASNDAGAARCEGQDMEVYDLNIAGIIGGVLVVLIVLAVITMGICCAYRRGCFLSSKQDGESYKSPGKHDSVNYIRTSEEGDFRHKSSFVI